Proteins from one Setaria italica strain Yugu1 chromosome V, Setaria_italica_v2.0, whole genome shotgun sequence genomic window:
- the LOC101778151 gene encoding DNA-directed RNA polymerase IV subunit 1 isoform X5, giving the protein MVDVSKRIDDYRQHPQFSVLASSLVSSRVSECLKSSKLYSKKTDVETSTDTYGMKWLKDAVLSKRSDNAFRSIMVGDPKIRLWEIGIPENLASNLVVSEHVSSYNLENINLKCNLHLLAKEELLIRRNGKLMFIRKANQLEVGDIAYRPLQDGDLILINRPPSVHQHSLIALSTKILPIQSVVSINPLCCMPFLGDFDGDCLHGYIPQSIRSRIELGELVSLHQQLLNMQDGRSLVSLTHDSLAAAHLLTSTDVFLKESELQQLQMLCLSVSTTPVPAIIKSMNFEGSLWTGKQFFSMLLPSGMNFSCDSKLHIIDSEVLTCSSGSSWLQNSTTGLFSIMFKQYGRKALDFLSSAQEVLCEFLTMRGLSVSLSDLYMFSDHYSRRKLTQGVKLALDEAEEAFRIKQILLDPINIPVLKCHDETEDVTYRQSDYIQSNLSVVRSSIMSFKDVFNDLLKMVQHHVSNDNSMMVMINAGSKGSMLKYVQQTACVGLQLPASKFPFRIPSQLSCVSWNRQKSLNCEAESTSEHVEGQNLYAVIRNSFIEGLNPLECLLHAISGRANFFSEHADVPGTLTRKLMYHLRDLHVAYDGTVRSSYGQHIMQFSYDTADDMCCNHDLVGELGAPVGSWAACSISEAAYGALDHPVNGLEDSPLMNLQEVFKCHKATNSGDHVGLLFLSKHLKKYRYSLEYASLEVKNHLERVNFSDLVETIMIIYDGCDKTRKGGPWTTHFHISKEMMKKKRLGLGFVVEELTKEYDATRNQLNNAIPSVHISKRKCSVGDQCVQNSACCITLVAQAESNSMSQLDTIKKRVIPSILDTLLKGFLEFKDVEIQCRHDGELLVKVGMSEHCKAGRFWATLQNACIPVMELIDWEQSQPKNVYDIFCSYGIDSAWKCFVESLKSVTSDIGRNVRREHLLIVADSLSVTGQFQALSSQGLNQQRSRLSISSPFSEACFSRPARSFINAAKHCSVDNLCGSLDAIAWGKEPFNGTSGPFEIMHAGKPHEPEQNESIYDFLRSPEVRNFEKDHMDTCRQSTENALRCRLACKSKDSATVQGGAMTIDQGFLHAKVGIWDNIIDMRTSLQNMLREYPLNGFVKETDKSQLVEALKFHPNGAQKIGVGVREIKIGLNPSHPGTRCFILLRKDGTTEDFSYNKCVQGAANSISPQLGSYFEKKLHRRA; this is encoded by the exons ATGGTTGATGTCAGTAAGAGAATTGATGACTACCGCCAACATCCGCAGTTCAGTGTTCTTGCAAGTTCACTTGTCTCAAGCCGAGTTTCAGAATGCCTGAAGTCATCCAAG tTATACTCTAAAAAGACAGATGTGGAGACATCCACAGATACATATGGAATGAAATGGCTAAAGGATGCTGTTCTGAGCAAAAGATCAGATAATGCTTTTCGGAGTATTATGGTTGGGGACCCAAAAATTAGGTTATGGGAAATTGGCATTCCTGAAAATTTAGCTTCAAACTTGGTTGTTTCTGAGCACGTTAGTTCTTAtaatttagaaaatataaaTTTGAAGTGCAACCTGCACCTTCTAGCCAAGGAAGAACTACTTATTCGGCGAAATGGGAAGCTAATGTTTATTCGGAAGGCAAACCAGCTAGAAGTTGGTGACATTGCCTACAGACCATTGCAGGATGGTGATCTTATTCTCATCAACAGGCCTCCTTCAGTCCATCAACACTCACTAATTGCATTATCTACAAAAATTCTACCAATTCAGTCTGTCGTATCAATCAATCCACTATGCTGCATGCCTTTTTTGGGAGACTTTGATGGGGATTGTTTGCATGGATATATCCCACAATCTATTCGATCAAGAATTGAGCTTGGAGAGCTGGTAAGCTTACACCAGCAGCTGTTGAATATGCAAGATGGTCGAAGTTTGGTGTCACTAACACATGACTCTCTAGCTGCTGCACATTTGTTAACAAGTACAGATGTTTTTCTGAAGGAATCTGAATTACAGCAGCTTCAAATGCTCTGCCTTTCCGTATCAACAACACCAGTACCAGCAATAATTAAGTCTATGAACTTTGAAGGTTCTCTGTGGACTGGTAAACAATTTTTCAGCATGCTTCTTCCATCAGGCATGAATTTCAGTTGTGATAGCAAGTTGCACATCATAGACAGTGAAGTTCTTACCTGCTCTTCGGGGTCTTCTTGGTTACAAAATAGCACAACCGGTCTCTTTTCTATCATGTTCAAACAGTATGGTCGCAAGGCACTTGACTTCCTTTCTTCTGCCCAAGAAGTACTATGTGAGTTCTTAACCATGAGGGGTTTAAGTGTCTCTCTTTCAGATCTCTATATGTTCTCCGATCATTACTCGAGGAGAAAACTGACTCAGGGAGTCAAACTGGCTTTGGATGAAGCTGAAGAAGCTTTCCGAATCAAGCAGATATTGCTAGATCCAATTAACATACCAGTTCTAAAGTGTCATGATGAAACTGAAGATGTAACTTACAGACAATCTGATTATATTCAGAGCAATCTATCAGTTGTCAGATCTTCAATCATGTCATTTAAAGATGTCTTCAATGATCTCCTAAAAATGGTGCAACATCATGTTAGCAATGATAACTCAATGATGGTGATGATTAATGCAGGAAGCAAGGGTAGCATGTTGAAATATGTGCAGCAAACTGCATGTGTTGGTCTTCAACTTCCAGCAAGCAAATTTCCCTTCAGAATTCCTTCCCAACTCTCATGTGTTAGCTGGAATAGGCAGAAATCATTAAATTGTGAAGCTGAGAGTACCAGTGAGCATGTGGAAGGTCAAAACCTTTATGCTGTAATCAGGAATTCCTTCATTGAGGGTTTAAATCCATTGGAGTGTCTTCTGCATGCTATATCTGGCAGGGCAAACTTCTTCAGTGAGCATGCTGATGTGCCTGGGACACTAACGAGAAAATTAATGTATCACTTGAGAGATCTACACGTTGCTTATGATGGAACCGTTAGAAGTTCTTACGGGCAGCACATAATGCAATTCTCTTATGATACTGCTGATGATATGTGCTGTAATCATGATCTGGTAGGTGAACTTGGTGCCCCTGTTGGTTCTTGGGCCGCTTGTTCCATTTCAGAAGCTGCATATGGAGCTTTGGATCACCCTGTTAATGGTTTAGAGGACTCCCCTCTCATGAATCTACAA GAAGTATTTAAATGTCACAAGGCTACAAATTCTGGGGATCATGTTGGTTTGCTTTTCCTGTCAAAGCATTTGAAGAAGTATAGATACAGTCTGGAATATGCATCCCTAGAAGTTAAAAACCATCTCGAGCGAGTAAACTTCTCTGATTTGGTTGAAACCATCATGATTAT ATATGATGGATGTGACAAAACAAGAAAAGGAGGACCTTGGACCACCCATTTTCATATAAGCAAg GAAATGATGAAGAAAAAAAGGTTAGGATTGGGATTTGTTGTAGAAGAGCTTACAAAAGAATACGACGCCACCAGAAACCAGCTAAACAATGCAATCCCATCAGTTCATATTTCAAAGAG AAAATGTTCAGTAGGTGACCAGTGTGTTCAAAATTCAGCTTGCTGTATCACATTGGTAGCACAAGCTGAATCCAATTCCATGTCTCAGTTGGACACTATCAAGAAAAGAGTGATTCCAAGCATACTGGACACACTGCTGAAAG GTTTTTTGGAATTTAAGGATGTTGAGATCCAGTGTCGACATGATGGTGAACTTCTTGTGAAAGTTGGTATGTCTGAGCATTGCAAGGCTGGGAGGTTCTGGGCTACTCTGCAAAATGCTTGCATTCCAGTAATGGAGTTAATTGACTGGGAGCAGAGTCAACCAAAGAATGTATATGATATTTTCTGTTCATATGGAATAGACTCAGCATGGAAATGCTTTGTTGAA TCTTTAAAATCAGTAACTTCTGATATTGGAAGGAATGTTCGTCGGGAGCACTTACTAATTGTTGCAGATAGCCTGTCTGTAACTGGGCAGTTCCAGGCGTTAAGCAGTCAAGGTTTAAACCAGCAGCGCTCTCGGTTATCAATCTCATCCCCATTTTCTGAAGCATGTTTTTCT AGGCCTGCACGAAGTTTTATAAATGCTGCAAAGCATTGTTCAGTGGACAATCTGTGTGGAAGTCTAGATGCAATTGCTTGGGGCAAAGAGCCTTTCAATGGGACGTCAGGGCCTTTTGAAATTATGCATGCGGGAAAG CCACATGAACCAGAACAAAATGAGAGCATCTATGATTTCTTACGCAGCCCTGAAGTTCGGAATTTTGAAAAGGATCATATGGATACCTGCAGACAAAGTACTGAAAATGCTTTGAGATGTAGGTTAGCATGCAAGTCTAAAGACAGTGCGACCGTCCAAGGTGGCGCCATGACTATCGACCAGGGCTTTCTTCATGCTAAAGTTGGTATATGGGATAACATTATTGATATGCGCACTTCCTTGCAGAACATGCTAAGAGA GTACCCATTAAATGGATTTGTGAAGGAGACAGATAAATCACAATTAGTCGAGGCCCTGAAATTTCATCCCAATGGAGCTCAAAAAATCGGTGTTGGAGTAAGAGAAATCAAG ATCGGATTGAATCCTAGTCACCCAGGTACAAGATGCTTCATTTTACTGCGGAAAGATGGTACAACTGAAGACTTTTCTTATAACAAGTGTGTTCAGGGTGCTGCAAACTCTATCTCACCTCAACTCGGAAGTTATTTTGAGAAGAAACTACATCGTAGAGCATAA